The region atctccATTGCTCAGTCTATAtatccacaagaaaaaaaaaaaaaaaaagtggttatttGCTATTCAGAGATCAATACTGAAGTTCTTAATTGTCTCATCTGTTGAGAAATGGTACTGAGATAATAGTGCATACAtgctttttaataaaacactGTCATTGTCAAAGATTGGATCCACACTTTGTTCTAATGATGCATTTTTAAGGACACTTAAACACAGTTCAAAGTCAGCTTAATTAGTTTTTATCATAGAGGAACAAAACTTGAATTCTTCATCCATGTGAATGTTCTGAGTTACTTCTGGTACAGCAACTAGGTTACCTGAAGTTTTGGAGAAGGTAACAGTAATGTTATATTGGCCTGACTATAGGATGGCCTCCAGCCTGAGGTGTGATCTTTGCATTGAGAAAAGGAGTGAGAAGTTGTCAGGGTTGTTAATTTAACAGTTAAGCCTCATATGCTGTTCCACAACAAACACTGCTTTTGGCCTCAGATCAGACCCTGTATATCACCCTTCTGCATGGCCTAACATCCTGCAATCTCCCCAGCTTGATGCACGTTCAGTTCCTCTGCACCTGCTTCCAGCATTACCATCTCACCCCTATCCTCGTGTCCTTAGATATTCCCAACCCCTATGCAGCGCTCCCTCCGCCTCCCTGGCCCCACAGCCCTGTCCTAGTTCTGTCCGTTGTCCTTCCCTGTATCCTGCCAGCTGTGCCTGCTTCCCTTGTCACTGACTGGGCACAGAGGCCACTTGCTGCTGAGCTCTGGACCCAGCATGGTCGAATTAACCACACTCCCCTGCAGCAAACTGCGGAGGCACTTCCCTTGCCCTTTGCCGCTAATGCTGCCTGCCCTGTCCCAGACTAGGTGTGGATTTGGTGGGGAGGTGAAAAGGGTCGTAGCCCTTCCCCAGTGAGACTGTAGGTGCCCTAGCCACACTGTGAGGGCCACGGCTGCTGCACTGTCAGCTCTGTGTGGCAGGTCTCATACAGGTGCCTCTGTGTTCTACGTAAGTGTAGattgggttggattttttttcttcccccaaacaTCATTTGTCAGGAGAGATTAGGCTAAAACTAGATTTCATTCTGTATTCAGGCCAATATGTGTAGAAGACCAGTGTGTTCAGttacaggaaagcaaaattaattttattaccaGATTCTGATTGAATcatatattgaaaaaaatctttcaatcCACAAATATATCAGCACTTTGATGTGAATCAGACCCTCTTTTTGATTAAATTGGTGGCTTCACTGAAATCTCTGGAACTGGTCTTCATTTACTTTTACTGCAGAAAATTATTGCTCCCAAGTCTCCAAACAACTGATTCATTTTTTCACTTATGAACTAGATAGTTGATtatgagacagaaaataaaattaagctgaTACTTTGAAGACCTGTGCATGTTCCCACTCATGGAACTGATGTCTCTAGGCTTTGTCCCATGAGCGGGAATGACTCCGAGACAAATCTGAAATCGTGAGAGTCCTTAAAGCAAAACCTTTTCTGTCACTGGGTATCTTTGAGGTTAGTGGTTCCATATGAAATTTGGGGGAGTAAAGGTGGTCTTACCAAACTTGTTGCTTAAAGGATGTAGCATAGTTTAACCTGCCATTCAAGAACTTGAGGGTTGAAAGGCAGCAGATTTCCATCTTGGTGTGCCAGTACTTCTCTCCTCTTGTAAAGACAAGGAAAGagtgatggggaggagggaggaagaggcaTAGACAAAGACATACTCTGTGTACACGTTTCAAATGGAGATCTCAGTCTGAAGATTTCATAAAATGCAGACATTAAAGAGGTGcatcccctgctccccctcaCCGCCCCTCCAGTCCTGCCTTGCACTGAGAAGAACACAGGCTCTGCTTTCTCCTCACTTTCTTCCAGAACCACACTGGGGCTCTTGCAAGGACTGTTTAGGTTTGCCCCCATCACACCTGGGTGCTGCTCTCCGCTCCCCTCTGGAGTGGTTGGCTCCCTCCATCTCTGCTGAGCCTCAGCAGGAGAGAGAAGATAGCTGAGacccagcccaggctgctccaAGCTACCCAGCCTCCCCTCGCTGCCAGCGGGGAAGAGTCCGTTTTGTTTGTCAGGGAGGTGGTATTAGGTTGGAGCAGCTGCGGCCTGGTGCTTGCTGCCTCGCTCCCGGCCGGCCGCCCGGCTCCACctgtcccagcagctgctggcttcccctgccctgctgctgggggctgagggggcggCCGGCCGCCGAGCCCCTGGCCTGGCCGCTGCCCCGGCCTCGGTGCCGCCCAGCCCAGCCGCCTCTCGTGCAGCTGCCCCAGCAGAAGGGCTGCAGTGGGCAGCAGCTGCACGCTGTGACGGAggggccaggggtggggggggagggtgttGCCACTTTTGAGGGAGAAAGGCCAAATTTTGGGGCTTTCTGGCCCTGCCAAATGGTTGAGTGCCATTCTCCCACTGTCCTCCTCCTCGCCCCAGCTGCCGCAGGCCTCACGCTCAACCCTTCCTGCAACGGGTAGCACTGAATTTTGGTATCTAGTAGCAACTGTGCTCCCATGATGAAAAAAAGCTGTCAGCTACCTCTGACAAAGGAGGGCTGTTGAGTGCCGTGTCATGACAGGCACCCAGTTGCTACTAGACATTACCAAATGATGAATTTAAAGCTGTTCGCCCGCAAGTCAGACATTAGTGTCACACACCTTCCTCTAGCTGATAGCCTCTGGTTTAGTCCACGGTttgcagtgccccagcaggactAGGAACCTCCATCCTGAGCTAGCCTAAATCTGAACATTTACAGCCTCCACATGTCGCAGGATAGtgtgaggggggtgggggtctCCAGCCCTAGGCTGATAAAACCCAAATCTATCTAATCTATCCCTAATCCCTGGGATTTCTGTTGTTAATACGACAGGTCTCTGTTAGCGGAGGGTAAGTTTACAGGCGAATTTCACCTGGCATTAGCAATCATTGGCAATGTATACATTTTACTAGAGGAGATGCATGTATGTGCGGTAATCACAGCAAGGAGGTACAACTAAGAACATGAGCTTTGCCTCCCAGACTCTCAGCATGGGTACTGTCACTTTTCATGCTGGTTTTCAAACATTTCGAGGCTTACAGATTTTTGCTTTGATAACTGTGTGCGTGcatatgtgcgtgtgtgtgtgtgtgcgtgtatgtcTGTGCAAACACCACAGGCGCGGCTTTAATTCCTTTGAAATCCAAAGCTGCCAAAAGCTGTCTGAGTAGGTAGGCTCTTTGCCTGATGCCTCCCATAACCTGACAGAAACTTTTGCTGTTCTCCATCAGTGCTTGAGGGGAAGGTTGTGAGGTGTGATTTCAGGGCATATGTGGATCTGTTCATCCTGAGCAATGCATTTTAAGAGTTGCAGCAAATAGTGTAAAGAAACCTGCAGGTATTACATTAGACCAGCTGAACCTAATTTTAAGTTTTATTCAGAAGCATCACATAGCAAGTAAACTTCAAAATCTAAGTTTAGTTACAAACTagttgtttcttattttttttttccagtccccttttgctttcttttacgACCACATGAAACTTGAGAAGCCATCTAAAGCTAAATCATTTAGTGGAGTTGGGCAATTCCCAAGTGTCCAACAAGAAGGCCTGGTTTAGGCTGCGATGGCCACTGTCATTCCTGGTGATTTGTCAGAAGTAAGAGATACCCAGAAAGTCCCTTCAGGGAAACGTAAGCGTGGTGaaaccaaaccaagaaaaaactTTCCTTGCCAACTGTGTGACAAGGCCTTTAACAGTGTTGAGAAATTAAAGGTTCACTCATACTCTCACACAGGAGAGAGGCCCTACAAGTGCACACAACAAGACTGCACCAAGGCCTTTGTTTCTAAGTACAAATTACTAAGGTATTAAACTCTATTTATCTTTCAGATTATATTATCTATTTTATGTTGGCCGTGTTAAGCCGTGTAAAAGTATATATTTGTGTACGCCTTCAGCTGATTGCAGAGAGGATGTGTTAATTAAAGTAGCCATTGGATTGTTTCTAGAATTCTAAATTACCTAAGTTTGCAAGCTAATgtctttgattttgtttcttaatttgttttctgcttttgttttctgtttgtttgtttgttattttgtttttttgtttttgttttttttgaatGAGCATAGAATTTTCATTTGTATAAGGAATTGTCACAAGAAAAAGAGTATGGACTGAAAATTTTTGGCTATGGACTTTTACATGAGTACTTTCATACTTGCCCATATACCCCTCTTACAGTAGCTAAACCCCACCAAACCTAAAGTGTTGATTTAAGAGAAATGGCTCGTGTTTTGCTATATTTAAATTTGTCAAACTGTCTTTGTAGTGTCATGCTTTCAGTTAAAAGGTTCTGTTGCAAAGCAGCCCTTAGTGTAGTATTTAGCTGCCATTAAAAAATGAGCACGTGTGTTTTTTGATCAAAATAATTACTTACAGAATATATCTGTGTTTAAAGGCATATGGCTACTCATTCTCCTGAGAAAACCCACAAGTGTAATTATTGTGAGAAAATGTTTCACCGAAAAGATCACCTAAAGAATCACCTACATACACACAATCCCAACAAAGAGGCCTTTAAGTGTGAAGAATGTGGAAAGAACTACAATACCAAGCTTGGGTTCAAACGTCACCTGGCTTTGCATGCTGCAACAAGCGGTGACCTCACCTGTAAGGTATGTTTGCAGACTTTTGAAAGCACAGGAGTGCTGCTGGAGCACCTAAAAACTCACGCAGGCAAGTCATCGGGTGgagtgaaggagaaaaaacacCAGTGTGAACACTGTGATCGTCGGTTCTACACCCGAAAGGATGTCCGTAGACACATGGTAGTGCACACTGGAAGAAAGGACTTCCTCTGTCAGTACTGTGCACAGAGATTTGGGCGGAAGGATCACCTCACGCGCCACATGAAGAAAAGTCACAACCAGGAACTTTTGAAGGTCAAAACAGAGCCAATGGACCTTCTAGATCCCTTTACCTGCAATGTTTCTGTGCCTATTAAGGATGAGCTGCTTCCAGTGATGTCTTTACCTTCCAGTGAACTGACATCAAAGCCATTTACAAACACTTTGCAATTAAATCTCTACAACACTCAGATTCAGTCCATGCAGAGTTCTGCATCTGCACACCAAATGGTTGCCACATCATTACCATTGGGAATGCCTTGTCCAATAGATATGGAGTCTGTCCACCCTTCTCACCAGCTATCGTTGAAATATCCGCTCGGTACTACCTCATATGCAATTTCTATGCCTGAAAAAGAACAGCCATTGAAAGGGGAAATAGAAAGTTACTTAATGGAGTTGCAAAGTGGTATGCCTTCTTCATCCCAGGATTCTCAAGCATCTTCATCAAAACTAGGGCTGGATCCACAAGTAGGGCCACTAGATGATGGGTCTGGGGAGGTTTCTCTTTCCAAGGGCTCCGTTCCGATTAGCGAACCTCTAAACACCCCATCATTGGACTTTTCTCAGCTGTTCAACTTCATACCTGTAAATGGCCCTCCCTATAATCCTTCTGTTTCAGTGGGAAACCTTGGAATGAGTTATACGCAAGAGGAGGCACATTCTTCTATGACTCAACTTCCACCACAAACCCAGGATCCACAAGATCCTAGCAATAGTATAGGTCTTGGGTCTCTGCACTCATTGTCAGCAGCGTTCACAAGCAGTCTAAGCACAACCACCACCCTACCACGATTTCATCAAGCTTTCCAATAGGATGTACAAAGCTGGCTTGTTACTGTCTATTTGTAGAAATGCCTTAGGTGACCATTTTTAACTTAGTGCCTACTATAAGACATTATAAATTCTCTGCTTTTGTACAGTACCAATCTCATGAAGCCAGTAAgaaatttaaattaactttttaaaaatgttttgaaagtgtTTATTCTCAGCTGTGTTtactttattgtttttttaaagcagtctcattgtaatgttttcattttcactgccAATTGAcacatttaaaatgttcagtAGAAAGTCATCCCAAGCAAACTCTCAACACTcatccctttttaaaaacttcttCAACCATAGCAGCTATTCTGTTTTATTGGTGTCAGTGGTAGAACTACCACTTTtaccttttaatatattttactgtttgcAAAGAATCCAGTTAAAATATGTTTCACAAAGATTCCTgaagatttgggaaaaaaagttctCCAGTCCATTTCCAAACAAATCCTCTTCCCAAATGGTGACACATCTGATCTCTTCTATAAtgacaaatataattttttaaaataaatatagaattcagatttttctgaaaactggtgtgtgtatatatataaatccgtatatacacatgtacatatatatagcATTTTGACTTGTATTGAAGTCATTATAAAAGGTATTAAGAATTTTGCCATTTTCTGGCTTAAATTTTTGTGGCCTGTTATGGATAGcggaagaaaaaaatttagtttAATTCTCTAAAATTGTGGCTGAACAGAATTTCAACAGAGAATCTCTGCTTGCCTAAATGACAAATGTTTCAAGTTGAATTTGGAACTGTGTTGTGCTTTCATGACTCTGGTAGAGGGAAACAGGCAAAATTAATGGCTGATCTTGAAATATAAAGGTGTTGTAATGTAGTATTGCAGAATATTTTGTCgcagtttttgttttaattcttaacttgctgtttttttctctttagtagCATAGAAAGAGTACTGCATAGGAATCTTCCAGTAGTGTATTCACATTTGTAGACATCAGTCTTCTCCCAGATGCCACCGCCAAAGGGTGGATCAAGTCCAGCCAGAAAGTGTGTATCTATTTTCAGTTCAAAACTAGTGTGCAGTCAGAGAGTGAATGTAAATTTGCAAATaccattttttgtttttgtttttttttttttattggaatgATCTTTTCACTTGTGTTACATGGTGTGTTATGTCCTCCTAAGCAACAAGTTAGATGTTAATCACACTTTCTACACCTGGGTACTTGGTTAGGGACTTTTTGCCCATTGCCAAGATTTAAAGACAGGACTCTTAGGAGTGAAGTAAAAGCATATTGCTTACACCACTTTTACCTAATGCAATATATTCTATTCCCCAATCCCTAATaaccaaaagaggaaaaaaaaaaaaaaacacaaccaacccTGTGATGCATGAAAGCAAACTAGATTTGCTGTAATTCAACAATAACATTCTTTTCCTTGTCATTTTTGtacaaggaattaaaaaatagaaatcaagTACATTAGTATCTCTCAAACAATAATGAGGATTCATACAAGGTTTTAAGTGGTTAAACTAAATACACTTCACAGAAACAAAAGTTGCTCCCATTTAAGGAGCTCATGCTCCGGATGTTTTATCAGTagctcctacttttttttttaattctaggaGCAATATGCAGGTGTAGTTTTACTATTTTATACATAtgtgtatttaaattttattactgaaagataacatttttataaatgtgtttgtGTTCCAAAGGCATTAAAATAAGGATGTATTAATAAGGAAAATACCTTTTGAAATTCTGCAAACTACTCCTAGATTTTGGGTTTAGGAGCACATTATCTCAAAGTGGGCTTTTAGCTCTGCTTCATGACTGCTTCCTCTGGTTTCTGTGAAACAGATTGCTCGCTTACTTACATCTTTAGTTGAATGATTTGTTCAATATTGCTTTTTTTCGCTTCAActttctaaaggaaagaaaaacacagatgaACAGAGCACAAGTTGAATGCAACCGAATGTAACTAGTTTAAATCAGCAACCGTAATGCATCTAGGAAGAACTCGAGTTTATTCTCAATCCTTTAAATCAATCAGAGATGAAGATAAATGGACTTAATTCCTCCGGTGGGTTATGTCCCACATGGAGCCAAGCATCTGCAACTCCCCCTGCAGCAGAGGAAAGTTGTCAGTGCTCGGCATCCTGCAGCTGGCCCAGCAGCGTGGCTAAGGCAGTGATGCCTGTCCTGGGCAGCCTCTGACACTCAGATTTCCAGTCCATAGTGACTGTTTATCAGTCTCAGTTGCTGATGAGGTTTcactaaaaaaacaaaacccaacagacACTTTGCCAACACCCGTTTCTTAGTGCGTAGCCAGAATCCTTACCACTTTGTTCGTGCCTTAGCTTCCTGTAAAGGGATTGACATTTCACTTTGGAGTTAGATGTACATTTCACTTGAGAAGTAGGGACCTCAGACAAGATATTGAACCTCATTCAGTCAGGATTTCAATGGGTGGCTGCACCGAGTGCGTTTGCCACTGAACTAGGATGTACGGTAATGTGGAAGCAGACCGAGATTGTAAGCAATACTACCACCACCAGAGTGCTTTTCAGTATCACTTAGGCAGAGTCAATACTGGCCACTACTAAACCATCAGTTTGTAAACCCCGTTTTCTCTATTTCAGATGGATTCTtggcgggaggggggggagggcTGGCTGATCATGCACCACTCTTTGTGCAACTTCTAAACTTCTAgtaaggtttgtttgtttttttttaaatatatatatttttgtgtacTTGTTGCTTGTGCTTTATTTAGTAGTAAATTGTGGAATAGAGTGATTTATTGTTAATTTGGCAGTAGCGGTTTTTAAAAACCATATACTGACTGAAACATGAGCCAGAGCTGATTGCTTTATTAAGCTAATAATGAATGTTAAGAGTACATATTTTCAGGATCATTTGCCTAGTGAGCTAAACTTGTATTATAggccaatatttttaaaaataaagcttggTCAACCTCTATGTTACACATATTACAAGATATAgcactttcaaaaagaaaacctaaacCTTTTAAGAAAATTTCTTACAGGTTATGCTTTTTATTATAAAACCTTTTATTATAATTTGTTTCAAGTGCCATTAGATTACATATATGTAGGCCTTTGGTATAATGCTTTGTGTACAAAATGGTAGACATTGTAATTTTAAACAGGTacatttttacagtgttttcttaTCAATTTGCTATATTGCACAGAACCAGTGTGTCTTTCTTAAGGGTTTTACAATGGTTTTTACTAGGTTTACATGTTTCAAACTACACTGTCTTCTACTGCCATTTTGAATACCAGTCAAAAAAACCTAGGAGTTTGTCCTCACCAGTTGCAAACTGTGTCCTCTGGAGTTCTGGATGGTAAACTATGGCAAAAATGTTTAATATGCAGTAtctgatacagatttttttttatcatatctTGTCATCGCTATGCTGCTGTCTGAAGTTAACTTAGGGCCTGATCCTGCATCCATAAAGGTCAAGGGGAGCAGGATGGCATCCTTTGTTATGTCTGTCTCATACACTGGTTTAGCAGCTCATCCTGTATTCTTCTCAGTCTATGGATAAGCCTCTGAAATAAATGTACGTACCTGGTATGTAGTAAACCGTATAGGCTTAGCTGCCCATCCTGCATTCTCCCAGTGTACAGTTAAAACCACAGCCTACTTAGCATCACGCTCAACCTACAAATAACACCACAGTAGTGCAAAATGTGTTTGGATAGTCCCAGAGCTTTTATGCAATAAGGGTGTCTTACTTTTGTTGGAAGGCAGTGTCTTTTGATAACAGTTATCTAGCCCTGGAAGTGACACAGAACTATTGCTAATCATATGTAAACACTTTTCAGTATAAGCTTCAGTGGTACAGTTGAACCAGAGTGAATGTTTATCTCCTCAGAAACACTCCTGCAATATTGTTATATTGGATCATGCTGCTAATGTAACTTGGGATACAACTCCTCTCATGGTGCTACAAACCTCCCTGTCTCATTCAGATGTATTTTTACCCATAGAAAAAAGGACTATACTAGACCTATAGTTGTAtgatatatttttatactgtGACTTAATTTGTCATTAATGAACTTTTGTGCAACACCACAATGTATTCATATGCACTTGCAAAAGTAAAATTTTGGACATGCAAATTTTGGACACGCTGACAAGCCCAGCTCTTGTTCACAAAAGTAGGTGACTGCTAGTTAAAATTAAATGTGGGCTTTTATATGGTGTGAAGTGAAGAACATACTATATATTACTAAAAGCCTTTGAATTTAGACAAAAACTGGGAAAAGTATATTTGGGAATGATGACACACCCAAACCTGACTCGGATTGCTGAAATTCTATTTTTAGCTAGTGGAAAAATTGTTTGGACTTGTGtgctaaaatgtttttaagataaAAGTTTTGAgtcaaaaatagagaaaaaaaagaacacagaaaaccCTGCATTCCAGACTGAATTTGTATATGtttcttgcattt is a window of Athene noctua chromosome 2, bAthNoc1.hap1.1, whole genome shotgun sequence DNA encoding:
- the PLAG1 gene encoding zinc finger protein PLAG1 isoform X1; amino-acid sequence: MATVIPGDLSEVRDTQKVPSGKRKRGETKPRKNFPCQLCDKAFNSVEKLKVHSYSHTGERPYKCTQQDCTKAFVSKYKLLRHMATHSPEKTHKCNYCEKMFHRKDHLKNHLHTHNPNKEAFKCEECGKNYNTKLGFKRHLALHAATSGDLTCKVCLQTFESTGVLLEHLKTHAGKSSGGVKEKKHQCEHCDRRFYTRKDVRRHMVVHTGRKDFLCQYCAQRFGRKDHLTRHMKKSHNQELLKVKTEPMDLLDPFTCNVSVPIKDELLPVMSLPSSELTSKPFTNTLQLNLYNTQIQSMQSSASAHQMVATSLPLGMPCPIDMESVHPSHQLSLKYPLGTTSYAISMPEKEQPLKGEIESYLMELQSGMPSSSQDSQASSSKLGLDPQVGPLDDGSGEVSLSKGSVPISEPLNTPSLDFSQLFNFIPVNGPPYNPSVSVGNLGMSYTQEEAHSSMTQLPPQTQDPQDPSNSIGLGSLHSLSAAFTSSLSTTTTLPRFHQAFQ
- the PLAG1 gene encoding zinc finger protein PLAG1 isoform X2; its protein translation is MATHSPEKTHKCNYCEKMFHRKDHLKNHLHTHNPNKEAFKCEECGKNYNTKLGFKRHLALHAATSGDLTCKVCLQTFESTGVLLEHLKTHAGKSSGGVKEKKHQCEHCDRRFYTRKDVRRHMVVHTGRKDFLCQYCAQRFGRKDHLTRHMKKSHNQELLKVKTEPMDLLDPFTCNVSVPIKDELLPVMSLPSSELTSKPFTNTLQLNLYNTQIQSMQSSASAHQMVATSLPLGMPCPIDMESVHPSHQLSLKYPLGTTSYAISMPEKEQPLKGEIESYLMELQSGMPSSSQDSQASSSKLGLDPQVGPLDDGSGEVSLSKGSVPISEPLNTPSLDFSQLFNFIPVNGPPYNPSVSVGNLGMSYTQEEAHSSMTQLPPQTQDPQDPSNSIGLGSLHSLSAAFTSSLSTTTTLPRFHQAFQ